The sequence GCCCGCTCGTGAGCTCCACCGTCGCCAGGATGCGGCGGCCGTCGCGGGAGACGTGCTGGCGGTCCGGCCCCGCGCCGTCGAACGGCGTTACCACGCGGGCCACGCGCGCATCGTTGCGGAGGGGCGCGAGGGCCCGCGCGACGGCGTCGCGGAAGGCTGGGTCCTCGGCGCGAAGGGACGCGCTGCCGAGGATGAGCCCGAACGACGGGGGCTTCTTCGGCAGCTCCCGCTCGATGAGGGCGATGGCGCGTCCCGACTCCGTGAACCTCGGCAGCGGGTTGTTGTCGAACGTCGCGCCCCGGACGATCTGCCAGACGGAGGGGGCCAGCGACAGCACGGAGAGCGCAAGGACGGGCCATCGGTGTCGGTGGACAAAGCGGCCCCAAGCGGCGAACACTACGTGTCGGCGTGGAGGACGGTCGGCAGCGATCTGGCCGGCGCGTAGAATGACGGTTCCGGCATGCCGGCCAGGCACTGCCGCGCGAACTCGATGAGGTGATGGCTCACGATGACGCTGTGGATGAACTGCTCGAAGCGCCCGGTGCCGAGCATCCGCGCCGCCATCGCCCAGAAGGCGCGGCGGTAGTCGCCGCGGACGCCCAGGCGCCAGAAGAGCCGCGCGAAGATGCCGAGCCCCCGCCGGATATTGTGCGGAGCGAGCCGGCGCGGGTCCACGGGATAGGCGAGGCGATGGGGGAAGGTATGGGCCTGCTGGTGCGCGTAGCGCGCGTAGAGGAACGTGGGCTCGAAGGCCGCCTCGATGCAGCGCCGCCACATGTCGAGCACGGTGTCGTACGGCAGGAGGAAGTCCACGTTGGACTCCCGGCCCTCGCCGGGCACGAGCCGGTCCGCGCGCTCGAGTCGCGTCCAGAGCGGCGTCTTCGGCAGGGCGTAGAGCACGTTGATCGTGAGGATGGGGATCCGCGACGCGTGGATGAACTCGATGATCCGGTCCGCCGTCTCGCGCGTGTCAGTGTCGAGTCCGATGATGATGCCCGAGACGACCTCCATGCCGTAACGGTTGATTGTCTCGACCGCGTCGAGGATGGGCATGCGCAGGTTCTGCTGCTTGGACATCGCCTCGAGCGCCCCCGGTTCGGGCGTTTCGATGCCGCAGAAGATCGTGACGAAACCGGCCTCGCGCATGAGCCCGAGGAGGGCTTCGTTCTTGGCGATGTTGAGCGTGGCCTCGCAGGCGATCCGGAGCGGGTAGCGGTGGCGCTGCTGCCAGGCGACGAGGTGCGGGAGCAAGTCCAGCGCCGCCTTGGGGTTGGCGATGAAGTTGTCGTCCACGAAGTAGACTGACTGGGCCCCGCCCTCGCGCAGCCGGTCCAGCTCGGCCACCACCTGCTCGGGCGTCTTGAGTCGCGGGTTCCTCCCGTAGAGCGCGGGGATGTCGCAGAACTCGCAGGTGTAGGGGCAGCCGCTCGAGAACTGGACGCTCGCCAGAAAGTACTCCGGGATCGAGATCAGCTCATAGGCGGGCATCGGGAACGCGGCGAGGGGGAGGCGCTCGCCCGTGGTCAGGACGACCTGGCGCTCGGGCCGGCCCTCGAGGCCGTCGAGCCTCTCGATCAGCTCGTCCGTCGCGTCCCCCATCTCCCCCACGTGGAGGAAATCCGCCTCGGGGTACATCTCCGGGCAGCCGGAGACGGACGGGCCGCCCACGGCCACGGGCCGGCCGCAGGCATGCGCACGGCGCATGATGTCTTCGATGTGGGGGCGCTGGACGTGCATGCCCGACACGAGCACCGCGTCGGCCCAGCGAAAGTCTTCGGGCGTCGCCGCCTGCGCGTTCTCGTCCACGAAGCGCACGCGCCAGGACTTGGGCAGATAGGCGGCGATGAGCAGCAGCCCCTGCGGCGGCATGAAGGCGCGGACGCCGCCCAGGAGCGCGTAGGCGTGGTGGAAGGTCCCGAACGACGGCGTGTACTGCGGGAAGACGCAGAGGATATTGCGGGCCGTTGTCGGGCTATAGGGGGTTCGCATGCGTGATGGCCGGCCTCGGCCGCTTGGACAAAAGTGTACCATGGCCTTCAACCGATCAAGGAACGCCTTCCTCGCCCACTTCGGAGTTGCCCCGATCGTATTGGACCAAGGTCCACTAGGCAGCTCCCCGATGACGTCGCCTAGACTCAGCGTGTCTCCTTGAACACACGGGGCACAATGAGGAGGGATCGCCTTGGAGCGCTACGACCTGGTCATCATCGGCGGCGGGGCCGCCGGCATCAATGCGCTGAAAACTGCCGTCACACTCGAGGCCCGGGTCGTGCTCATCGACCGAGGGCCGCTCGGCGGCACGTGCGTCAACCGGGGGTGAATTCCGAAAAAGACCTTGGTAAGGTCAGCGCGGATTCACCGGCTCGCGAAGGACGCGGCGCGGTTCGGCACGATTGCCGGCGCCGTCGAGCTGGACTGGCCGGCGGTCGTCCGCCGGCAGCATGACATCGTCAAGGAGTTTCAACCGCTCCCGGCGTCGCTGGCGCACGCCGGTGCCGAGGTCGTGCTGGGCGAGGCCAGGTTCAGCGATCCGCACACGATCGCCGTGAACGGCTCGGCCCTGTGGGGCGAGAAGATCATCATCGGCGCGGGATCCGCGCCCGTCATGCCTGCGGTACCGGGTATCGATGCCGCGATCACGTCGGACGAGATCCTGTTCCTTCCCGTCTTTCCGCCGCGTCTCGTCATCGTCGGCGCGGGGGCCATCGGTCTCGAGATGGCCGCCGCGTTCAGCGATTTCGGCGCTGACGTCACGGTCATCGGGCAGGAGAGCGAAATTCTTCCCGCCTTCGACCCGGACGTCGCCGGCTATGTCAGGAAGATTCTCGAGAGCCGAGGCATCACGTTTCATCTCGGCGCGACGCTCACGGGCTTGTCCGGAACACGGGGCGCCGTGACCACGCACTTCACGCATCACGGCGAGCCGCGCGCGCTGACGGCGGACCAGGCGTGCCTGGCCATCGGACGCCGGTGGAGCCCCGTCCCGCTCGGAGCCGAACGCCTCGGTCTCGAGATGGGCCACCTCGGTCTCAAGGTCAGTCCCTATCTGCGGACGTCCGTGGCGCACATCTACGCCGCGGGGGACGCCGCCGGCAACAGGCAGCTCACGCCCGTGGCCGCGTACGAGGGTCGTCTCGCCGCTCACAACGCGCTCGAAGGCGACCGGATGACCACCGACGAACGGATCGTGCCCCAGGCGATCTTCACGACACCGGAGGTCGCCAAGGTTGGTCTGACCCACCGGGAGGTGGAGGCCAGCGGCGTCCGGTGCCACGTCGCGACCCACGACATGCGGGGGGCGTCGAACGGCCGCGCCACCGGCGAGGACGACGGGTATCTCAAGCTGGTGTTCGACGCCATCGACGAGCGGCTGCTCGGTGTCCAGATGGTGAACTATGCGGGCGCCGAGCTCATCCAGATGGCGGCGATGGCGATCCGCAGCGGCATGACGGCGGATGCGCTCGCGGCCCAGCTCTCCGTCCATCCGAGTCAGACGGAACGCTTCATCACGATCGCCGCCCACGACCACCACGAGATCTGTGAGGTGCCGGAGCGCCCGTGAGGCCGTAAGCGCGTCCGCACGCTCGGCCTCATCCACAAGGCCGGTGACGACCACCGGGCCTGGCGCAAGCAGCGGGAGTTCTTAGCCGGCTCTCGCGGCCTCCTCGACGTTGATCTCCCGGGCCGAGGCGGGTGGGTGGAAGGGCCTCCGTCTCGCGTTCGACCCACCGCTCGGACGCGGCGCCGCAGAAGCAGGTGACCCGCTCGAGATAGCCTCCGGCGACTCCATCTTGCCCACGTCGCCGGTCAATGCCCCCGCCCTCGGCCTTCGTGCTTGCCACGGTCCCAGGGCTCCTCACGCTCCCGCCATGCCCGCTCGTGGGCTTCCTCGTGCCACTCACGCCCGTAATGAGCCTCCCACTGCGGCGGCGCGTCACGACGGCCCCCCTTCCAATGTGGAGGGGGCACGCGGTAGTAGCGGACGGGCACGCGGAGAAGGGGCATCGGGACGTGCGCAGGCGCGACCCCCGCCCACGGGCCGTTCCAGGTATGCCCGACGTACCATCCACCTCCGGCGAAGAGCCAGTACTGATGAGCATAGAAGAAGATGTTCTCGGGAGCGCGAGGAGCGTAGTAGACGGCGGCTCCGGGGATGACCATGAGTGTCGGCGGGCCCGGGAGCTGAATCCCGATGTTGACACCTACTTGAGCATGCACGGGTTCCGTCACTGCCAACGCGAGCAGCGCCGCGAGCACGAATCGTTTCACGGTCTCACCGCACACATGCTCTCGCGCGCCGCTAGGCACCCGGAGCCTCGGGCGCGGTGCTGTCGGACGGGGAAAAATCGGCGCGCTCCTTGAGCATGTCGTGGATGGGGTGACCGCTCAGGATGCGCGCCAGCTGATCGGCATCTCCGATGGGACCATGCTCGGCACGAAACCTCATGATGAGCTCTACCTCGGCGGGGCTGAGTCCGGGAAGCTCGAGCAACTCTTGTGCGTTGGCCAGATTGACTCTCACTCGGGTTGGCATACGCGCCTCCGTGGCTGCGAAGTGAGAAACACAAACGCCCCCGGCGGCGGTTGCACGGCCACGAAGGGCAGCGATAGACCGAGGGCTCCGGGCGGTTGATTCACCGGGCGCTCTCCTTAGAGTGTCGCTCGATCAGCCGTTTCGTCAATAGGACGAGACCGAAAATCTGCGTCCATTCTGACACGATGTTTCCGACGACCTGCCCCCATTTGGCCTCAGAGTTCATCGACGTATAGAGCGCAATCCAACCGATTCCCGTGACGATGAGAAAAAGGCTAAGAGAGTGGTCGCGCAGTCGCTGCAGGACGGGACTCTTTCGTACAAATACTTGGTCGCAAATACCATGACCACGACGCCCGACCAGTCGGCGATTGCATTGCCAAAGAATGAACCAA comes from Candidatus Methylomirabilota bacterium and encodes:
- a CDS encoding B12-binding domain-containing radical SAM protein, with translation MRTPYSPTTARNILCVFPQYTPSFGTFHHAYALLGGVRAFMPPQGLLLIAAYLPKSWRVRFVDENAQAATPEDFRWADAVLVSGMHVQRPHIEDIMRRAHACGRPVAVGGPSVSGCPEMYPEADFLHVGEMGDATDELIERLDGLEGRPERQVVLTTGERLPLAAFPMPAYELISIPEYFLASVQFSSGCPYTCEFCDIPALYGRNPRLKTPEQVVAELDRLREGGAQSVYFVDDNFIANPKAALDLLPHLVAWQQRHRYPLRIACEATLNIAKNEALLGLMREAGFVTIFCGIETPEPGALEAMSKQQNLRMPILDAVETINRYGMEVVSGIIIGLDTDTRETADRIIEFIHASRIPILTINVLYALPKTPLWTRLERADRLVPGEGRESNVDFLLPYDTVLDMWRRCIEAAFEPTFLYARYAHQQAHTFPHRLAYPVDPRRLAPHNIRRGLGIFARLFWRLGVRGDYRRAFWAMAARMLGTGRFEQFIHSVIVSHHLIEFARQCLAGMPEPSFYAPARSLPTVLHADT
- a CDS encoding helix-hairpin-helix domain-containing protein, producing the protein MPTRVRVNLANAQELLELPGLSPAEVELIMRFRAEHGPIGDADQLARILSGHPIHDMLKERADFSPSDSTAPEAPGA